A window of the Cystobacter fuscus genome harbors these coding sequences:
- a CDS encoding S1 family peptidase: MPAVDTGLSAVRDAATSALITLDMPNRRGVGFVATPGGQLVTNLHMVAGCEDISALLADGRLLQVEQVIAFDEKHDLAVLQLPVSNVPALRLESGGLLPVEGDPVFILHPAPGTPPFLLETRVRSEQVLDESFTFLELEAILPEDVSGSPVLDATGAWIGVATCAFADGRPVTIVIPSRYVLPLLERTDALPLSTLGLARPAASRQRQIPTHSLSMLEGCAPDVLEEVAYTLLRAIQLGAPLYNRGDAAACHHLYAHTAERLIRERPDCPGIQDALRHGLERCTRLQGADACAWALRDTLDGLLGVIGRWLQAQSALAYRAAPKAYLQ; the protein is encoded by the coding sequence ATGCCCGCCGTCGACACCGGCCTGTCCGCCGTCCGGGACGCCGCCACTTCCGCGCTCATCACCCTGGACATGCCGAACCGGCGGGGAGTCGGTTTCGTGGCCACCCCAGGAGGTCAACTCGTCACCAACCTCCACATGGTGGCCGGCTGCGAGGACATCTCCGCGCTGCTCGCCGACGGACGCCTGCTCCAGGTGGAGCAGGTCATCGCCTTCGACGAGAAGCATGACCTGGCCGTGCTCCAGCTCCCCGTGAGCAACGTGCCCGCCCTGCGGCTCGAGTCGGGGGGGCTGCTCCCCGTGGAGGGAGATCCCGTCTTCATCCTCCACCCCGCCCCGGGCACTCCCCCCTTCCTCCTGGAGACCCGGGTGCGCTCGGAGCAGGTCCTCGACGAGAGTTTCACCTTCCTCGAACTGGAGGCCATCCTGCCCGAGGACGTGTCGGGCAGCCCGGTGCTGGATGCCACGGGCGCGTGGATTGGCGTGGCCACGTGTGCCTTCGCGGATGGGCGGCCGGTCACCATCGTCATCCCCTCGCGCTACGTCCTGCCGCTGCTGGAGCGCACGGACGCCCTGCCCCTGTCCACCCTCGGCCTCGCCCGGCCCGCGGCCTCCCGCCAGCGGCAGATCCCCACCCACTCCCTGTCCATGCTGGAGGGGTGCGCTCCGGACGTGCTGGAGGAGGTGGCCTACACCCTCCTGCGGGCCATCCAGCTCGGCGCGCCCCTCTACAACCGCGGGGACGCGGCCGCCTGCCACCACCTGTATGCCCATACCGCCGAGCGCCTCATCCGCGAGCGCCCCGACTGTCCCGGCATCCAGGACGCCTTGCGCCACGGGTTGGAGCGGTGCACGCGGTTGCAGGGCGCGGACGCCTGCGCCTGGGCCCTGCGGGACACGCTCGACGGCCTGCTGGGCGTCATCGGCCGCTGGCTCCAGGCCCAGTCCGCGCTCGCCTACCGGGCGGCGCCCAAGGCCTACCTGCAATGA
- a CDS encoding serine/threonine protein kinase produces the protein MPVKKPLALPTVFLLPLIAACLPAGVSLRSDGSPGPEKCSEKALEVMRILRMRVGDAADAHLDANQIDASPVIVYDGPLESYLTESLGTLEPGTRLYGQAWTGGFQVVVRYYEAHPPDGDKVPICAVARLGRGQMRKKPESKPGSALLEHGAVSVFVVDSFR, from the coding sequence ATGCCTGTGAAGAAGCCCCTTGCGCTCCCTACTGTTTTCTTGCTGCCTTTGATCGCTGCCTGCCTGCCTGCTGGCGTGTCGCTGCGTTCTGATGGCAGTCCCGGTCCGGAGAAATGCTCCGAAAAAGCGTTGGAGGTCATGCGCATTCTGCGGATGCGTGTGGGTGATGCGGCTGACGCGCACCTTGACGCGAATCAGATAGATGCAAGTCCCGTCATCGTTTACGACGGTCCGCTTGAAAGCTACTTGACCGAATCGCTTGGTACGCTCGAACCTGGAACTCGCCTTTACGGGCAAGCGTGGACCGGAGGGTTTCAGGTCGTCGTCCGGTACTATGAGGCGCACCCTCCAGATGGCGACAAGGTTCCAATCTGCGCGGTCGCTCGGCTCGGTCGCGGCCAGATGCGGAAGAAGCCCGAGTCCAAGCCGGGAAGCGCCCTCCTCGAACATGGCGCGGTGTCGGTTTTCGTGGTCGATTCGTTCCGGTGA
- a CDS encoding cytochrome P450 → MSGRINLLAPEIRANPYPAYAELRRNAPVSQVDPGGLWAVSRQEDVMHVFKNPQLFSSQGFRQAYRPPWISNYPLADSALVMDPPRHTQLRALINRAFGTQVVTRIEPRVREFAQRIVQALPDGQEVNFVEHFSVLMPMYVIGELLGLSPEVQPRLLSWVEWLGQFTGVGPADTARQEAVRATVNEARGHFEQVLTERRRNPGDDLISDLLRARVEGESLSDTDLLGFMFLLLVGGMETTIHLLSHSALRLQLQPELMRQLREQPSLLPRFIDEVLRHETPAHGVMRLTSEETELGGVRLPKGTRLLMLMGSANRDEAQHPDPDRFDMNRTQSNLPFGHGIHFCIGSQLARLEARLSLEALLSRFTHLTAGTQSIQWNSSLVVRGPTRLSLIPHEN, encoded by the coding sequence ATGAGTGGACGCATCAACCTGCTTGCTCCCGAGATCCGCGCGAATCCCTACCCCGCCTACGCGGAGCTGCGCCGCAACGCCCCGGTGAGCCAGGTGGATCCCGGTGGACTGTGGGCCGTCTCGCGGCAGGAGGACGTGATGCACGTCTTCAAGAACCCCCAGCTCTTCTCCTCCCAGGGCTTCCGCCAGGCCTACCGCCCGCCCTGGATCTCCAACTATCCGCTGGCCGACTCGGCGCTGGTGATGGATCCCCCGCGCCACACGCAGCTGCGCGCGCTCATCAACCGGGCGTTCGGCACCCAGGTCGTCACCCGCATCGAGCCGCGCGTGCGGGAGTTCGCCCAGCGCATCGTCCAGGCGCTGCCCGACGGGCAGGAGGTGAACTTCGTGGAGCACTTCTCGGTGCTCATGCCCATGTACGTGATTGGTGAGCTGCTCGGGCTGTCCCCCGAGGTGCAACCGCGCCTGCTCAGCTGGGTGGAATGGCTCGGCCAGTTCACCGGCGTCGGCCCCGCGGACACCGCGCGCCAGGAGGCCGTGCGCGCCACGGTGAACGAGGCCCGGGGCCACTTCGAGCAGGTGCTGACGGAGCGCCGACGCAACCCCGGGGATGATCTCATCAGCGACCTGCTGCGCGCGCGCGTCGAGGGCGAGAGCCTGTCGGACACGGATCTGCTCGGCTTCATGTTCCTGCTGCTCGTGGGCGGCATGGAGACGACGATCCACCTGCTGAGCCACTCGGCCCTGCGGCTGCAGCTCCAGCCGGAGCTGATGCGGCAGCTGCGCGAGCAGCCCTCGCTCCTGCCGCGCTTCATCGACGAGGTGCTGCGCCACGAGACGCCCGCGCATGGCGTGATGCGGCTGACGAGCGAGGAGACGGAGCTGGGCGGAGTGCGGCTGCCCAAGGGCACGCGGCTGCTGATGCTGATGGGCTCGGCCAACCGCGACGAGGCCCAGCATCCGGATCCGGACCGCTTCGACATGAACCGCACCCAGAGCAACCTGCCCTTCGGGCATGGCATCCACTTCTGCATCGGCTCCCAGCTCGCACGGCTGGAGGCACGGCTGTCCCTGGAGGCGCTGCTCTCCCGCTTCACCCACCTGACCGCGGGCACCCAGTCCATCCAGTGGAACAGCTCGCTCGTCGTGCGCGGCCCCACGCGGCTGTCCCTCATTCCCCACGAGAACTGA
- a CDS encoding DUF2381 family protein, which translates to MRNFLPPRSVLLLALMASVAMARERFPSVRSVYVRNDPQERAEQLFVTRDVTTVLRFQQPCTDAGTKILGWEGRFEPVVCAGKRVLIEPVQTLEPEDRFLLVVRLADGTEVPFTISGSSWKEGEWPDQQVNVFLEPDAPDALRKQLEEYKERERELWEQLRVESFTGSSENHTLAALLTQGAVRFTPFVARKAWIFKKEDSNIQATVLTDGKEKMAVLFRVTNRDPSTPWRLMDARLFVLPPGFQPPLFVGEGRPFALRTDKKVIPPGETGYVAVVADRSAFDSPQGPTKLFLGIFRHDGMMAAHVTLDRSLFKK; encoded by the coding sequence ATGCGGAACTTCTTACCTCCCCGGTCTGTCCTGCTGCTCGCCCTCATGGCATCTGTGGCCATGGCGAGGGAACGCTTCCCCTCAGTCCGGAGTGTCTACGTTCGGAACGACCCGCAGGAGAGGGCCGAACAGTTATTCGTGACTCGTGACGTGACGACCGTTCTCCGGTTCCAGCAACCATGTACCGATGCAGGAACGAAGATTTTGGGCTGGGAAGGTCGCTTTGAGCCTGTGGTGTGTGCCGGGAAACGAGTACTTATCGAGCCAGTCCAAACGCTTGAGCCCGAGGACCGGTTTCTGTTGGTGGTGAGGCTCGCGGATGGAACTGAAGTGCCCTTTACCATTTCCGGATCAAGTTGGAAGGAGGGCGAATGGCCTGACCAACAGGTAAACGTGTTCTTGGAGCCGGACGCCCCGGATGCACTCCGCAAGCAACTAGAGGAGTACAAAGAAAGGGAACGTGAGCTTTGGGAGCAGCTCAGGGTTGAGAGCTTTACGGGGTCGTCTGAAAACCACACCCTCGCGGCGCTCCTTACTCAAGGCGCGGTGAGGTTCACGCCATTCGTGGCCCGTAAAGCCTGGATCTTCAAGAAGGAGGATTCGAACATCCAAGCCACTGTTCTTACCGACGGTAAGGAAAAAATGGCGGTTCTGTTTCGTGTGACAAACAGAGACCCCTCCACTCCTTGGAGATTGATGGACGCTCGCCTGTTTGTGCTGCCACCAGGGTTCCAGCCCCCATTGTTCGTCGGCGAAGGAAGGCCGTTTGCCCTACGAACGGACAAAAAGGTGATTCCTCCAGGCGAAACCGGATATGTCGCCGTTGTCGCGGATAGGAGCGCTTTTGATTCGCCACAGGGCCCCACCAAGCTTTTCCTGGGGATTTTTCGCCATGACGGAATGATGGCGGCGCATGTGACGCTGGATCGTAGTCTCTTCAAAAAGTAA
- a CDS encoding DUSAM domain-containing protein: MSDEINWDRIRDLAQRVLEHSETLELSEDTRALLSKSAREVAISAQEAEDALRDLPTATTLLREIRQRIRDGSHRLSRAEDRVEEFQEKGDFNGAVHVIRDVLAVEVVPLYRRHAEILLDELTGLANVFATGRLNPNLHDRQQLAALSQRIQQGHALELTDDLRALLRQTAPTAAIGEAETEESLKSPDGAEALMGMILSRFRKAQSRFLRSMYRMTSLRDSGDIEGARQQMRDVLAVEIVPQYRRMAEEQLRGLDSPPPES; encoded by the coding sequence GTGTCCGACGAAATCAACTGGGACCGCATTCGGGATTTGGCTCAGAGAGTACTGGAACATAGCGAGACGCTGGAGCTTTCGGAAGATACCCGGGCCCTGCTGAGCAAGAGCGCCCGAGAGGTGGCCATCAGCGCTCAGGAGGCGGAAGACGCCCTGCGTGATCTGCCCACTGCAACGACCTTGCTAAGGGAGATTCGCCAACGCATCCGGGATGGGTCGCACCGACTCAGCAGGGCTGAAGACCGGGTGGAGGAGTTTCAAGAGAAAGGGGACTTCAACGGAGCCGTCCACGTCATACGTGACGTGCTCGCCGTGGAGGTTGTCCCCCTCTACCGGAGGCATGCCGAAATCCTGCTCGACGAATTGACCGGGCTTGCAAACGTGTTCGCAACCGGGCGGCTCAATCCGAACCTACACGACCGGCAACAGCTCGCCGCCCTCTCCCAGCGCATCCAGCAGGGACACGCCCTGGAACTCACCGACGACCTACGCGCCCTTCTACGCCAGACCGCCCCCACGGCGGCCATCGGCGAGGCCGAGACGGAAGAATCCCTGAAGAGTCCGGATGGCGCCGAGGCCCTGATGGGGATGATTCTCTCTCGCTTCCGGAAGGCCCAAAGCCGGTTCCTGCGCTCGATGTACCGGATGACGAGCCTCCGGGACTCGGGTGACATCGAAGGCGCCCGCCAGCAGATGCGTGACGTGCTGGCCGTGGAGATCGTGCCGCAATACCGACGAATGGCCGAGGAGCAGCTAAGGGGCCTCGACAGCCCGCCCCCGGAGTCGTGA
- the tnpC gene encoding IS66 family transposase: MPRNARIRIAELEAQVAARDARIAELEAQVAARDARIAELEAQVKALTRRVAELEAQLRRNSTNSSKPPSSDPPGVRRPPREPTGRRAGGQPGHEFHERELLPPEQVNRVIEVPAPERCHSCNEKLEGGQREVHRHQMVEIPPLQPLVTEVRCHAVECAHCGTLNRALAPEAVGHVFGERLSAMVCLLVGKYRLSKRLVRDALSDLLGVRLSLGAIGNREKEMSAALSGPVAQAEQYVRDQDAAHLDETGWYEGKVQGHHRRAWLWLAATALVAVFRISSSHGGEVAKALLGEDFAGFLITDRWSAYNWYETALRQLCWSHLTRDFQGFIDRGGESARIGQALMEERNRMFKWWHQVRDGTMSREDFARRMSEVEQEVGRLLRQASVCAEDETAGTAAKILQLEEALWTFVQVEGLEPTNNFAERLLRPCVMYRKTSLGTQSPEGSRFVERILTAVTTLDLQQRNVLEFLTDLLYAHRRGLPLPSLLPFSTTAQTLPPA, translated from the coding sequence ATGCCCAGAAACGCCCGCATCCGCATCGCGGAGCTGGAAGCACAAGTGGCCGCGCGGGATGCCCGCATCGCGGAGCTGGAAGCACAGGTGGCCGCGCGGGATGCCCGCATCGCGGAGCTGGAAGCACAGGTGAAGGCGCTCACCCGCCGAGTGGCGGAGTTGGAGGCGCAGCTGAGGCGCAATTCCACCAATTCCTCCAAGCCGCCGTCGTCGGACCCACCAGGAGTGCGACGCCCCCCCAGAGAGCCCACGGGGCGCCGTGCGGGTGGCCAGCCCGGCCACGAGTTCCACGAGCGGGAGCTGCTGCCGCCGGAGCAGGTCAACCGGGTCATCGAGGTGCCCGCCCCGGAGCGATGCCACAGCTGTAATGAGAAGTTGGAGGGAGGGCAGCGCGAAGTGCACCGGCACCAGATGGTGGAGATACCACCGCTCCAGCCGCTGGTGACCGAGGTGCGGTGCCACGCGGTGGAGTGCGCGCACTGCGGCACGCTGAACCGGGCGCTCGCACCCGAGGCCGTCGGACATGTGTTTGGCGAGCGCTTGTCGGCGATGGTGTGCCTGCTGGTGGGAAAGTACAGACTCTCCAAGCGGCTGGTGCGCGATGCGCTCTCGGACCTGCTGGGAGTGCGCTTGTCACTGGGCGCCATCGGCAACCGCGAGAAAGAGATGAGCGCAGCCTTGTCGGGGCCTGTCGCCCAGGCGGAGCAGTACGTGCGTGACCAGGACGCGGCCCACCTCGATGAGACGGGCTGGTACGAGGGAAAGGTGCAAGGGCACCACCGACGTGCCTGGCTGTGGTTGGCGGCCACCGCACTGGTAGCAGTCTTCCGAATCTCCTCGAGCCATGGCGGCGAAGTGGCCAAGGCGTTGCTGGGGGAGGATTTCGCGGGCTTTCTCATCACGGACCGGTGGAGCGCGTACAACTGGTACGAGACTGCCCTGCGACAGCTGTGCTGGAGCCACCTCACCCGGGACTTCCAGGGCTTCATCGACAGGGGAGGAGAAAGCGCCCGAATAGGGCAGGCGCTGATGGAGGAGCGCAACCGGATGTTCAAGTGGTGGCACCAGGTGCGGGATGGGACGATGTCACGTGAAGACTTCGCGCGACGGATGAGCGAGGTGGAGCAGGAGGTGGGACGTCTGCTCCGACAGGCCTCGGTGTGCGCCGAGGACGAGACGGCCGGCACCGCGGCGAAGATTCTCCAGCTCGAGGAGGCCCTGTGGACATTCGTCCAGGTGGAAGGCCTCGAGCCGACCAACAACTTCGCCGAGAGACTGCTCCGCCCTTGCGTCATGTACAGGAAGACGAGCTTGGGGACGCAGTCGCCCGAAGGCAGTCGCTTCGTGGAGCGAATCTTGACAGCCGTGACGACACTCGACCTGCAACAACGCAACGTGCTGGAGTTCCTGACCGACCTCCTCTATGCACATCGACGCGGGCTGCCATTGCCTTCCCTCCTCCCATTCTCGACTACCGCTCAGACTTTACCTCCGGCCTGA
- a CDS encoding DUSAM domain-containing protein, with the protein MSDEINWDRIRDLAQRVLEHSETLELSEDTRALLIKSAREVAISEQDAEDALRSLPTATTLLKEIRHRIGEGSRRLSRARNRAYELRDAGDLDGARQLMHDVLAVEVVPLYREQAETLLDQFTGLANVFATGRLNPDLPDRPQLAALSQRVQQGHALELTDDLRALLRQTAPTAAIGEAETEESLKSPDGAEALMGMILSRFRDAQSRFLRSMYRMTSLRDSGDIEGARQQMRDVLAVEIVPRYREAAEEQLRGLDSPPPES; encoded by the coding sequence GTGTCCGACGAAATCAACTGGGACCGCATTCGGGATTTGGCTCAGAGAGTACTGGAACATAGCGAGACGCTGGAGCTTTCGGAAGATACCCGGGCCCTGCTGATCAAGAGCGCCCGAGAGGTGGCCATCAGCGAGCAGGACGCGGAAGATGCTCTGCGCAGCCTGCCCACCGCAACGACTCTGCTAAAGGAGATTCGTCACCGTATCGGGGAGGGGTCGCGGCGACTCAGCAGGGCCCGAAACCGAGCATACGAACTACGGGACGCGGGCGATCTCGACGGGGCGCGGCAGCTCATGCATGACGTACTCGCCGTGGAGGTTGTCCCCCTCTACCGGGAGCAGGCCGAAACCCTGCTCGATCAATTCACCGGGCTTGCAAACGTGTTCGCAACCGGGCGGCTCAATCCGGACCTGCCCGACCGGCCGCAGCTCGCCGCCCTCTCCCAGCGCGTTCAGCAGGGGCACGCCCTGGAACTCACCGACGACTTGCGCGCCCTCCTACGCCAGACCGCCCCCACGGCAGCCATCGGCGAGGCCGAGACGGAAGAATCCCTGAAGAGTCCGGATGGCGCCGAGGCCCTGATGGGGATGATTCTCTCTCGCTTCCGGGATGCCCAAAGTCGATTCCTGCGCTCGATGTACCGGATGACGAGCCTCCGGGACTCGGGTGACATCGAAGGCGCCCGCCAGCAGATGCGTGACGTGCTGGCCGTGGAGATCGTGCCGCGATACCGAGAGGCGGCCGAGGAGCAGCTAAGGGGCCTCGACAGCCCGCCTCCGGAGTCGTGA
- a CDS encoding DUF2381 family protein yields the protein MASVAMAKEREPVSRNLYLSNSPRDEVRPVYVAGEMVTVLRFQQPCTEAGTKMLGWEGRFEPVVCVDKRVLIEPHQDLKPEDRFLLLVTLADGKELPFTVTAREERFDHQVSVFLDLETPEAARRRLADAYVRERTLEEENERLRKEQASTRHAYASLLASGEAKNTPFRRESKWRVELGGAVVDIYIYSARKMQKAAVLFHVTNSQLDVPWRLKEVQLSAMLSRQSYEESVRTGEKKELALRTSRDEIQPGESGYIAVVADKSAFTSKDGPVHLVLELFRHDGLQQAVVFLDHRIVEEKETH from the coding sequence ATGGCATCTGTGGCCATGGCGAAGGAACGCGAGCCAGTCTCTCGGAACCTCTACCTTTCGAACAGCCCAAGGGACGAAGTACGCCCGGTGTATGTCGCGGGTGAGATGGTCACCGTTCTCCGGTTCCAGCAACCCTGCACCGAGGCAGGAACGAAAATGCTGGGCTGGGAAGGTCGATTCGAGCCTGTGGTGTGTGTCGACAAGAGAGTGCTTATAGAGCCGCATCAGGATCTCAAACCAGAGGATCGATTCCTCCTGCTGGTGACGCTTGCGGACGGGAAAGAACTGCCCTTTACCGTGACGGCACGTGAGGAGCGGTTTGATCATCAGGTGAGCGTGTTCCTGGACCTTGAGACCCCGGAGGCAGCTCGCAGGCGACTGGCAGATGCCTACGTCAGGGAGCGCACGCTCGAAGAGGAAAACGAACGACTCCGAAAAGAGCAAGCTTCTACTCGTCACGCCTACGCATCACTACTGGCCAGCGGCGAAGCGAAAAACACGCCATTTCGTCGCGAGAGCAAGTGGCGTGTTGAGCTTGGGGGCGCCGTGGTTGATATCTATATCTATTCTGCCAGGAAAATGCAGAAAGCGGCTGTCCTGTTTCATGTGACCAATAGTCAGTTGGACGTGCCATGGAGGCTGAAGGAAGTCCAGCTATCGGCCATGCTCAGCAGGCAATCCTACGAAGAGTCTGTGCGAACAGGCGAGAAAAAGGAGCTTGCCCTACGCACGAGTCGCGACGAAATTCAGCCAGGGGAATCAGGCTATATTGCTGTCGTTGCGGACAAGAGTGCTTTTACTTCGAAAGATGGGCCGGTTCATCTTGTTCTTGAGTTGTTCCGGCACGATGGTCTTCAGCAAGCCGTTGTTTTCCTGGATCATCGGATTGTTGAGGAGAAGGAGACGCATTGA